A stretch of the Larimichthys crocea isolate SSNF chromosome IX, L_crocea_2.0, whole genome shotgun sequence genome encodes the following:
- the gfm2 gene encoding ribosome-releasing factor 2, mitochondrial — protein sequence MIWGRYILTAGLRCCRCRVSSHVKRCYSFLPDDVKSLRAVVNPDISKIRNIGIMAHIDAGKTTTTERMLYYSGYTRALGDVDDGDTVTDFMAQERERGITIQSAAVTFDWKSYRINLIDTPGHVDFTLEVERALRVLDGAVAVFDASAGVEAQTLTVWRQAEKHHVPCVCFLNKMDKPGANLNFSIESIKQKLKANPVLLQIPVGTGKNFSGVVDLLTNQKLIWKLRSSGDDGRMFESKPLDQSHEPELLQEVNEARAALIEQVADLDDEFAELLLTNFSDNFDAVPAIKLQEAVRRLTLARKGVPVLCGSSLRNKGVQPLLDAITAYLPAPNERHHDLVRWYKDDLCALAFKVVHDKQRGPLVFVRIYSGTLKPQTAVHNINRNSTERMSRLLVPFADQLVEIPSMTAGNIALTVGLKQTITGDTIASSKASAAAAARRAHNDGGLGKKRGEDVSVVLSGVEVPDPVFFCTIEPPTMAKQADLENALTCLQREDPSLKVRVDPDSGQTILCGMGELHIEIIHDRIRREYGIETHLGPLQVAYRETILHEVSTTDTLDRTVGERRHVATVELAVRPVDIFSSGGSCEFAFTEELGVQLAAEMKEAVENGVHSSYLQGPLLGYPLLGVSTLIRSVNMEPGTSPAMVSACVSRCMLKALRLAGGQVLEPVMSLEVTVGEEHLSSVLGDLAQRRGTVRDIQSRHDNKVLLAAVPLAETMGYSTVLRTLTSGNATFSLELDTYETMNPQDQNTLLKKLSGLL from the exons ATGATCTGG GGGAGGTATATATTAACTGCTGGGCTCCGGTGCTGCAGATGCAGAGTGAGCTCTCATGTAAAGAGGTGCTACAGCTTTCTCCCAG ATGATGTCAAATCATTGCGGGCTGTGGTCAATCCTGATATATCCAA GATCCGAAATATCGGCATCATGGCCCACATCGACGCGGGAAAGACAACAACCACTGAAAGGATGCTTTATTACTCTGGCTATACGAGAGCACTAGGAG ATGTGGACGATGGGGATACAGTGACAGATTTCATGGCTCAAGAGAGGGAGCGTGGCATCACCATACAGTCGGCTGCAGTCACATTTGATTGGAAAAGTTATAGAATAAACCTTATAGACACCCCAG GACACGTTGACTTCACTCTGGAGGTAGAGCGGGCGCTTCGTGTTCTTGACGGGGCCGTTGCCGTGTTTGATGCCTCTGCCGGCGTCGAG GCTCAGACTCTGACCGTGTGGAGACAAGCAGAGAAGCACCACGTtccctgtgtttgtttcctgaatAAGATGGACAAGCCCGGAGCAAA CTTAAATTTTTCCATTGAGAGCATAAAACAGAAGTTGAAAGCCAATCCCGTCCTCCTGCAG ATTCCTGTCGGCACTGGCAAAAACTTCTCCGGTGTGGTTGACTTGTTAACCAACCAGAAGCTGATATGGAAGTTAAGATCTTCAGGAGACGATGGACGGATGTTTGAAAGCAAACCTCTTGACCAGTCGCATGAGCCGGAACTTCTGCAGGAGGTGAACGAGGCCAGGGCGGCTTTAATTGAGCAG GTTGCCGATCTGGACGACGAGTTTGCTGAACTGCTGCTGACCAATTTCAGTGACAATTTTGATGCCGTTCCCGCCATCAAA CTGCAGGAGGCTGTGCGACGGTTGACTCTGGCCCGTAAAGGCGTCCCGGTTCTCTGTGGCAGCTCTTTGAGAAATAAAGGTGTTCAGCCTCTTTTAGATGCCATCACTGCCTACCTGCCTGCCCCGAATGAACGGCACCATGACCTGGT GCGGTGGTACAAGGATGACTTGTGTGCTCTGGCCTTCAAGGTTGTCCACGACAAGCAACGTGGTCCTTTGGTATTTGTTAGGATTTACTCAGGCACTCTTAAACCACAGACTGCTGTCCACAACATCAACAGGAACAGCAC cGAGAGGATGAGCAGACTGCTGGTGCCGTTTGCTGATCAGCTTGTAGAAATCCCCTCCATGACGGCGGGAAACATCGCTCTGACTGTGGGACTGAAGCAG ACCATCACAGGTGACACCATCGCCTCATCGAaggcttcagcagcagctgcagcccgCCGAGCCCACAATGATGGTGGACTAGGAAAGAAGCGAGGAGAGGATGTGAGCGTGGTCCTCTCAGGGGTTGAGGTCCCTGATCCAGTTTTCTTCTGCACCATAGAACCACCAACCATGGCCAAGCAGGCTG ATCTTGAAAATGCACTTACCTGCCTCCAGAGAGAAGACCCCAGTCTTAAAGTCAGGGTTGACCCTGATTCTGGCCAG ACTATTTTGTGTGGCATGGGAGAGCTGCACATCGAGATAATCCACGATCGAATCAGAAGAGAGTATGGCATCGAGACTCACCTTGGACCACTACAGGTGGCTTACAGGGAGACTATTCTCCATGAGGTCTCTACTACAg ATACGCTGGACCGTACTGTTGGGGAGAGACGACATGTTGCGACAGTGGAGCTGGCCGTCAGACCTGTGGACATCTTCTCTTCAGGTGGTTCGTGTGAATTCGCTTTCACAGAGGAACTGGGGGTACAGCTAGCAGCAGAAATGAAAGAGGCAGTAGAGAACGGTGTACACAGCTCATATCTTCAAG GTCCATTGCTAGGATATCCTTTACTGGGTGTGTCCACACTGATCCGAAGTGTCAACATGGAACCAGGGACGTCTCCTGCTATGGTGTCCGCCTGTGTGTCCCGCTGCATGCTTAAG GCCCTAAGGCTAGCAGGTGGTCAGGTCCTGGAGCCGGTGATGTCACTGGAGGTGACTGTCGGGGAGGAGCACCTTAGCTCCGTGCTGGGGGACTTAGCCCAAAGACGAGGAACAGTTCGAGATATCCAGAGTCGCCACGACAACAAGGTGCTGCTAGCAGCTGTGCCCCTTGCAGAGACGATG GGCTATTCCACCGTCCTGCGAACGCTGACATCC